The Polynucleobacter sp. TSB-Sco08W16 genome includes a region encoding these proteins:
- a CDS encoding translational machinery protein, translating to MSLNHAVIWIDHQEAHVMFLSADASEAEIIRSKSTHTHLHHKANEVGSGRAALDSKYLHSVLQAVNESKEILILGPGSAKLELIKHAHHHDAKIAEKIVGVETVDHPTDKEILAYARKFFYKVDQMLQE from the coding sequence ATGTCATTAAATCACGCCGTTATTTGGATAGACCATCAAGAAGCGCATGTTATGTTTTTGAGCGCAGATGCTAGCGAAGCTGAAATCATTAGAAGTAAATCTACTCATACCCATTTGCATCACAAGGCAAATGAAGTTGGTAGTGGTAGAGCAGCTCTGGATTCTAAATATCTCCATTCTGTGCTTCAGGCAGTAAATGAATCCAAGGAAATCTTGATTCTTGGGCCTGGCTCAGCAAAGTTGGAGCTGATTAAGCATGCCCATCATCATGATGCTAAGATCGCTGAAAAGATTGTTGGCGTTGAAACCGTTGATCATCCTACGGATAAAGAAATTCTGGCGTATGCACGTAAGTTTTTCTATAAAGTAGATCAAATGCTCCAAGAGTAA
- the dusA gene encoding tRNA dihydrouridine(20/20a) synthase DusA, whose translation MTNPPKKRLAVAPMMEWTDRHCRSFHRALTKEAVLYTEMVTTGALMHGDVPRHLDYSQDQHPVVLQLGGSEPNDLARSAELAKQWGYDEIDLNCGCPSERVQRGAFGACLMAEPNLVAQCVTAMKNAVSIPISVKHRLGLDSMDAANSEKDYQFALDFILAVADAGASQVTIHARNAVLKGLSPKENRSKPPLRYEVAKKLRLDAQKQFPNLKVLLNGGLETNEQIAGHWDDFDGFMVGRAAYHFPALLLGWDDLINTNGDAAGYLFSETEWHRIQIALVKQVQSWFDECRYKNKPFYIGAFTRHILGLAHGRAGSRYWRQRLSDHHALAKVQSKAAIADFFLDASLCLGDWAAFELETAE comes from the coding sequence ATGACAAATCCCCCTAAGAAACGCTTAGCAGTCGCTCCCATGATGGAATGGACCGATCGCCATTGCCGTTCTTTTCATCGTGCGCTGACTAAGGAGGCTGTTCTCTATACCGAGATGGTAACCACAGGGGCATTGATGCATGGTGATGTACCACGTCATTTGGATTACTCGCAAGATCAACATCCTGTTGTCCTGCAACTGGGAGGTTCTGAGCCCAATGATTTAGCAAGGTCTGCTGAGTTGGCGAAGCAGTGGGGCTATGACGAGATTGATTTGAACTGTGGTTGCCCATCCGAGCGTGTGCAACGCGGTGCATTTGGAGCTTGTCTGATGGCTGAGCCCAATTTAGTTGCTCAATGCGTGACAGCGATGAAGAATGCAGTCAGCATTCCGATCTCGGTAAAGCATCGCTTGGGCTTGGACTCAATGGATGCTGCTAACTCTGAAAAAGATTATCAGTTTGCACTTGATTTCATTTTGGCTGTGGCAGATGCAGGGGCAAGCCAGGTAACGATTCATGCTCGTAATGCAGTGCTCAAAGGATTGTCGCCAAAAGAGAATCGTAGTAAACCTCCGTTACGTTATGAAGTTGCTAAAAAGCTGAGACTAGATGCGCAAAAGCAATTTCCTAATCTCAAAGTACTGCTTAATGGCGGCTTAGAAACGAATGAACAAATCGCAGGTCATTGGGATGACTTTGATGGCTTTATGGTCGGAAGGGCTGCATATCATTTTCCGGCATTACTGTTAGGTTGGGATGACTTGATCAACACGAATGGGGATGCTGCGGGCTACCTTTTCAGCGAAACCGAATGGCATCGCATTCAGATTGCTTTAGTAAAGCAAGTGCAATCGTGGTTTGATGAATGTCGATATAAAAATAAGCCTTTTTATATTGGTGCATTCACAAGGCATATTTTAGGACTGGCCCACGGCAGGGCGGGTTCTCGCTACTGGCGTCAACGACTCTCCGATCACCATGCTTTAGCTAAAGTGCAGAGTAAAGCTGCCATCGCCGACTTCTTTCTTGATGCCAGCTTGTGCCTTGGAGATTGGGCTGCTTTTGAGCTGGAAACGGCAGAATAA
- a CDS encoding HD-GYP domain-containing protein, with amino-acid sequence MDLVNQTFYFSAFIILMGLTLGFLSHRDEYKETQKIWYWPASLSFLSLAALSFFFASWESLFFLVLSNFLLFVGMLCLALLFRSWRPNISQEISPYVWGGFAILSIAFFILFGYADPVSRIYIASAFITGFSVWQLWELRAVKKHNSAQQIKILIGIITLQIILRAARLIVLREWPDEHIEYLFHEGAVGFSIRILSSLCIILSCMVITHYYLDTLWKLHRSSSRAIESGLLHSLNALSMARDNETGDHIIRTKAYVQRLAERLKSMGIYEAQLTPSDIEHMVKAAPLHDIGKVGIPDSILRKNGPLNAEEWEVMKTHAALGEQVLRAANADSDKSLKVLEMAIDVAGGHHEKWDGSGYPRGLAGESIPLAARIMSLADMYDALVNERAYKEKWTHEAACEEIARHKGKIFDPAVVEAFILEKPFFYEIAQQYAEE; translated from the coding sequence ATGGATCTTGTTAACCAGACCTTTTACTTCTCCGCCTTTATTATTTTGATGGGGTTGACGCTGGGCTTTCTTTCTCATCGTGATGAATATAAAGAAACCCAGAAAATTTGGTATTGGCCAGCCAGTCTTTCATTCTTATCGCTGGCAGCCCTTTCTTTCTTTTTTGCCTCTTGGGAAAGCTTATTTTTTCTAGTATTGTCTAATTTTCTGTTATTTGTTGGAATGCTTTGCCTTGCACTGTTATTCAGATCTTGGCGACCAAATATTTCTCAAGAAATTAGCCCATATGTTTGGGGTGGATTTGCTATCCTATCCATCGCCTTTTTCATCTTATTTGGATATGCTGATCCAGTAAGTCGAATTTATATTGCTAGCGCTTTCATAACGGGATTTTCTGTTTGGCAGTTATGGGAATTACGCGCAGTTAAAAAACATAATTCAGCTCAGCAAATCAAGATTTTGATTGGCATCATTACCTTACAGATTATTTTACGCGCAGCAAGATTAATCGTTTTACGCGAGTGGCCAGACGAGCATATTGAGTATTTATTCCACGAAGGTGCTGTAGGATTTTCAATTCGGATCCTATCTTCCTTATGCATCATCCTTTCTTGTATGGTCATTACCCACTACTATTTAGATACTCTATGGAAGCTACACCGAAGCAGCTCCAGGGCAATTGAAAGTGGTTTACTACACAGCTTGAATGCACTGTCGATGGCTCGCGATAATGAGACAGGTGACCACATCATAAGGACGAAAGCATACGTACAAAGATTAGCAGAGCGACTTAAAAGTATGGGCATATACGAAGCCCAACTGACCCCTTCTGATATCGAACATATGGTAAAGGCAGCCCCTCTCCACGATATTGGTAAGGTGGGTATTCCCGATAGTATTTTGAGAAAAAATGGTCCCCTGAATGCAGAAGAGTGGGAAGTAATGAAGACGCATGCTGCTCTAGGTGAGCAGGTATTAAGAGCTGCCAACGCAGATAGCGATAAGAGCCTAAAGGTCTTAGAAATGGCAATAGATGTCGCTGGCGGACATCATGAAAAATGGGATGGTAGTGGTTATCCACGCGGTCTTGCTGGCGAAAGTATTCCTCTGGCAGCACGCATTATGTCGCTCGCAGACATGTATGATGCTTTAGTCAACGAACGTGCCTATAAAGAAAAATGGACACATGAGGCCGCATGCGAAGAGATAGCGCGCCATAAAGGGAAGATCTTTGATCCAGCGGTTGTGGAAGCCTTTATTCTGGAAAAGCCATTTTTCTATGAAATTGCTCAACAGTATGCTGAGGAGTAA
- a CDS encoding sensor domain-containing diguanylate cyclase, which produces MAELLSIDHATQEKVSRNIKLITLVSVALISIFVVNGFISALILRDNIIKARIDQVANLTEILSTHTTQTIYSANTALQSLDEIERFSEISTEKEFIHFASQKQQYNLLLDKVKSNPVLDVATFVDKNGKILNFTRSFPPPDINLADRDYFQWLSKHDDQATFFSLPVRNKGTGKWVFYLAKRVNGARHEFLGLILVGVSVEIFSSLYEKIGMSLGEGSSVVLYRDDHRLLTRWPLVDNLIGGLNTGGLIQSSLSQENIDNGVIITDLPGFTRGSNPGERMLSYRKVEGYPLIVGAIVSKQVYLARWYSALISLAYTTLFSIAIICLGAYLLIRAYKRNAQAQYFAHHDVLTKLPNRLFFSDRLEQALDRARKDNEKLALLFIDLDNLKTTNDIYSHNVGDSLLITVAKRMMGSIRDVDIIGRVGGDEFVVLLPKIDSEKDAYVVAEKIRSAISMPITLDNLVLHTSVSIGIALYPDHALDEAELMKNADAAMYLAKNAGKNNIQIYSGSKPINSSL; this is translated from the coding sequence ATGGCAGAGCTATTATCAATCGATCATGCTACACAAGAAAAAGTAAGCAGAAATATCAAGCTCATCACTTTAGTCAGTGTTGCCCTCATTTCTATCTTTGTTGTTAATGGATTCATTTCTGCCCTGATCTTGCGCGACAACATCATTAAAGCGCGTATTGATCAGGTTGCTAATCTGACTGAAATTCTATCTACCCATACGACGCAAACGATCTATTCAGCCAATACAGCCCTGCAAAGCTTAGATGAAATTGAAAGGTTTTCCGAGATCTCTACCGAGAAAGAATTTATACACTTTGCTTCTCAAAAGCAGCAATACAACTTGCTTTTGGATAAGGTGAAATCAAACCCAGTTCTTGATGTGGCTACTTTTGTAGATAAAAATGGCAAGATTCTCAATTTCACAAGATCATTCCCGCCCCCAGACATCAATTTAGCCGATCGAGATTATTTTCAATGGTTAAGCAAGCATGATGACCAAGCTACATTTTTTAGTCTACCCGTCAGAAATAAGGGAACGGGCAAATGGGTTTTTTATCTTGCCAAACGAGTGAACGGTGCAAGACATGAATTTTTGGGTTTGATATTGGTTGGTGTTTCTGTAGAAATTTTTTCTTCTCTCTATGAAAAGATTGGCATGAGCCTTGGGGAGGGATCCTCAGTTGTGCTGTATCGAGACGACCATCGCCTTCTGACTAGATGGCCATTGGTGGATAACCTCATCGGCGGGCTTAACACGGGGGGTCTAATTCAGTCTTCATTATCCCAAGAAAATATCGATAATGGAGTCATTATTACTGATTTACCTGGATTTACGCGGGGCAGTAATCCGGGCGAGCGAATGCTCTCGTATCGCAAGGTTGAGGGTTACCCGCTCATTGTCGGAGCTATTGTCAGTAAGCAAGTTTATTTAGCGCGTTGGTATAGCGCACTCATTAGCTTGGCCTATACGACACTTTTCAGTATTGCCATTATTTGCCTGGGTGCTTACTTGCTGATTCGCGCCTATAAACGTAATGCACAAGCACAGTATTTTGCGCATCATGATGTTCTGACTAAGTTACCTAATCGATTGTTCTTCTCTGATCGTCTTGAGCAAGCCTTAGATCGAGCAAGAAAAGATAATGAAAAACTTGCACTCTTATTTATTGATTTAGATAACCTTAAAACAACGAATGATATCTACAGCCATAACGTTGGAGATAGCCTACTGATTACTGTTGCAAAGCGCATGATGGGCTCTATACGTGATGTGGATATTATCGGTCGAGTGGGGGGAGATGAGTTTGTTGTGCTATTGCCAAAGATTGATTCCGAAAAAGATGCTTATGTTGTTGCTGAAAAAATTCGTTCTGCAATATCGATGCCAATTACATTAGATAATTTGGTACTACATACTTCGGTCAGCATCGGGATAGCGCTTTACCCTGATCACGCCTTAGATGAAGCTGAGTTGATGAAGAATGCCGATGCTGCAATGTATCTTGCTAAGAATGCTGGCAAGAATAATATTCAAATCTATAGCGGATCTAAGCCAATCAATTCTTCGCTTTAA
- a CDS encoding DUF4434 domain-containing protein, translated as MKKFSVQILLLIALFLPFRTMAVTAIFYQPQESDKNIASQEWQIIFQQLKKKGFDTLAIQWTQYGDFLKNPENQAWLKERLDQATAEKLQLIIGLSSDAEIFNRLKEPSNASEEYLKKLSRKDALLVDYWKKNIPEDKLAGWYLPLEIDDRAWRDPKVFAILKTHLEEESQKIHSLSEKPIYISSFFTGNMSPNDYSKMILSLQQTSGLHIWIQDGAGTGKLNPSERALYLTPLTKCSTPTASGLIFEAFKQTQHDQTFAAEPLPPQLLEQRLKLRAPCRLDSVFFELRYLFESSFKAKN; from the coding sequence GTGAAAAAGTTTAGCGTTCAGATCCTCTTACTAATTGCCCTATTCTTACCCTTTAGAACTATGGCTGTAACAGCTATTTTTTACCAGCCCCAAGAGTCTGATAAAAACATTGCTTCTCAAGAATGGCAGATCATTTTTCAACAGTTAAAGAAAAAGGGATTTGATACTCTAGCTATCCAGTGGACGCAATACGGAGACTTTCTCAAGAACCCAGAAAATCAAGCTTGGCTCAAAGAGCGCTTAGATCAAGCAACTGCAGAAAAATTGCAACTGATTATTGGTCTCTCTAGTGACGCAGAAATATTTAATCGCTTAAAAGAACCGTCAAATGCCAGCGAGGAGTATTTAAAAAAACTCAGTAGAAAAGATGCCTTATTGGTAGATTATTGGAAGAAGAATATCCCGGAGGATAAGTTAGCGGGCTGGTATCTGCCACTGGAAATTGATGACCGCGCTTGGCGCGATCCAAAGGTATTTGCAATTCTGAAGACACATCTTGAGGAAGAGAGTCAAAAAATTCATTCGTTATCAGAAAAGCCGATTTATATTTCAAGCTTTTTTACTGGAAATATGTCACCAAATGACTACAGCAAAATGATCTTAAGTCTGCAGCAGACATCTGGTCTTCATATTTGGATCCAAGACGGTGCTGGCACTGGCAAGCTGAATCCATCTGAGAGGGCTTTATATTTGACGCCACTCACAAAATGTAGCACGCCAACAGCTTCAGGCTTAATCTTCGAAGCCTTCAAGCAAACCCAACATGACCAGACCTTTGCCGCTGAGCCGCTACCACCACAACTACTGGAGCAAAGATTAAAGCTGAGGGCGCCTTGCCGACTTGATAGTGTTTTCTTTGAATTGCGCTATCTATTCGAGAGCAGCTTTAAAGCGAAGAATTGA
- a CDS encoding tetratricopeptide repeat protein: MKFNLKALILLSLVTLPSFFHIASAENTPEEARSFQEFLTYPHVEKGLSAIANYDYGRAVAEFKQARSWSTESPETALYLANAYNLDGQYQNAVEVLEAQLIYTPKNSNVISALGNNRKAYDLQLLEKGRALENNISELQTYLTDNKPFFFDAYDEHGWVDLLAKAFAKEPERILSFTPHFVSNQAYQDQIVLEAALASGNKVFASAYIKELASKLNKDPQLVEFLSYQLAKDGGTAQAIQILMQAYPFVDASPQLQKKLVLRLATMIEQNPKLVSTTELGILAKPMNSFDLRGIQANLFAALKNCSVVRSLLSDFSIPHSETEWRLLGQCYQVNQPGLAEYAYQKAMAMNPNIVNTRAYAYQAFAVKNYSQSLSAWRSMDIKEMSNRDLESAALTAISAQEPQYALDYLTQLDQRNAPKDALYWWLEAQLELKAHPSIAAEDLKKAIALAPTVAYYTQLASIQQELNQTAEATSSLETALKLDPSNTSTQESLAYAYYQNRQMAQARTLFISANQAQPEDSRTIKQLAYTDQKLGLNEEALKYTELAIDDYHLQAPDDLTAENQNQLFGLQRMHEDLTRRWTFSVDATGGNQVTTVPNSGQPGLTSRSYSQAEAAYRLGDPAIDDGKTFSAYSRVFAGSGTLNTALPLYAPMAAAGFRWKPIGSQNINLAVEEQTPLDHVAGNQTQAMLRASASFLNSGAYSDDWHPTGPGWVAQNLYLDAAHYMTSGLTSLTSDYRISYHDKIEIGQTIEPYTHLQFNTLNNQVNHDLRLGLGVRWNYWSGNTQYNAYPSKVYIGLEAQHAFTTYLNEKNVIFLSLGGRW; this comes from the coding sequence TTATCCGCATGTGGAAAAAGGCTTATCCGCAATTGCGAATTATGATTACGGTAGAGCAGTAGCAGAATTCAAGCAAGCCAGATCTTGGTCAACCGAGAGTCCGGAGACCGCACTGTACTTGGCAAATGCCTACAACCTTGATGGTCAGTATCAAAATGCAGTCGAAGTACTAGAAGCGCAATTGATATACACCCCTAAAAATTCCAACGTTATAAGCGCGCTTGGCAATAATCGCAAAGCCTACGATCTCCAACTGCTCGAAAAGGGTCGCGCACTAGAAAATAATATTTCCGAACTTCAAACATATCTTACTGATAACAAGCCTTTTTTCTTCGATGCTTATGACGAACATGGCTGGGTTGATCTATTAGCCAAAGCCTTCGCTAAAGAGCCTGAGCGCATATTAAGTTTCACTCCACACTTTGTCTCTAATCAAGCATATCAAGACCAGATCGTATTAGAGGCTGCTCTCGCCTCAGGAAATAAAGTTTTTGCCTCTGCTTACATCAAAGAACTTGCCTCAAAACTAAATAAGGATCCTCAGCTTGTTGAATTTCTGAGTTATCAACTGGCAAAGGATGGAGGAACCGCGCAAGCTATTCAAATTTTGATGCAGGCATACCCTTTTGTTGATGCTAGCCCTCAACTACAAAAGAAGTTGGTTCTCCGTTTAGCAACTATGATTGAACAAAACCCCAAACTGGTGAGCACCACCGAGCTGGGCATTCTGGCTAAGCCGATGAATTCCTTTGATCTCAGAGGCATACAAGCCAATTTATTTGCTGCACTTAAAAACTGTAGCGTAGTCCGATCTCTCTTGAGCGATTTTTCAATTCCGCATAGCGAAACCGAGTGGCGCCTGCTTGGACAATGTTATCAAGTCAACCAGCCGGGATTGGCTGAATACGCCTACCAAAAAGCAATGGCGATGAACCCCAACATTGTCAATACTCGCGCTTATGCCTATCAAGCATTTGCGGTTAAAAATTATTCTCAATCACTTTCAGCATGGCGCTCAATGGATATTAAGGAAATGTCCAATCGAGATCTTGAAAGTGCCGCCCTGACTGCGATCAGCGCGCAAGAGCCGCAATACGCTTTGGACTATCTGACTCAACTTGATCAACGCAATGCCCCAAAAGATGCGCTCTATTGGTGGCTTGAGGCCCAACTTGAACTCAAAGCGCATCCCAGTATTGCAGCTGAAGATCTCAAAAAAGCGATTGCGCTTGCTCCAACGGTTGCTTACTACACACAACTCGCCTCAATTCAACAAGAATTAAATCAAACCGCTGAAGCCACCAGCTCTTTGGAGACTGCCCTCAAGCTTGATCCAAGCAACACCAGCACCCAAGAGTCTTTAGCTTATGCGTATTATCAAAATAGGCAGATGGCTCAGGCACGCACGCTCTTTATATCGGCAAACCAAGCTCAACCTGAAGACTCTCGAACTATTAAGCAACTAGCCTATACCGATCAAAAGCTTGGCCTCAATGAGGAGGCACTGAAGTACACCGAACTCGCAATCGATGATTACCATCTCCAAGCACCGGATGATTTAACTGCTGAAAACCAAAATCAGCTATTTGGCCTGCAGCGCATGCATGAAGATCTGACTCGCCGCTGGACATTCTCAGTAGATGCTACAGGCGGAAATCAAGTTACTACCGTTCCTAACTCTGGTCAACCAGGTCTCACATCTCGGAGCTATTCTCAAGCTGAGGCTGCTTATCGCCTGGGGGATCCTGCTATTGATGATGGCAAAACCTTCTCGGCTTACTCAAGAGTCTTTGCAGGAAGCGGAACTTTAAATACCGCACTTCCTCTTTATGCGCCAATGGCTGCTGCAGGCTTCAGATGGAAACCCATCGGTAGTCAAAACATCAATCTTGCTGTTGAAGAACAAACTCCGCTAGATCACGTAGCCGGCAACCAAACTCAGGCTATGCTTAGAGCCAGCGCCTCTTTTTTAAATAGCGGAGCCTACAGCGATGATTGGCATCCAACTGGACCAGGCTGGGTTGCTCAAAACCTATATCTCGATGCAGCTCACTATATGACCAGCGGGCTTACATCCCTCACCTCAGATTACCGGATCAGTTACCACGACAAAATTGAAATAGGACAAACAATTGAGCCTTATACCCACCTGCAATTTAATACACTCAATAATCAAGTGAATCATGATTTACGCTTAGGTTTAGGAGTGCGCTGGAACTACTGGAGTGGCAATACCCAGTACAACGCCTATCCCAGCAAGGTTTATATTGGACTTGAGGCTCAGCATGCTTTCACTACCTACTTAAATGAAAAGAATGTGATCTTTTTATCTCTTGGGGGTAGGTGGTGA